In Camelus ferus isolate YT-003-E chromosome 5, BCGSAC_Cfer_1.0, whole genome shotgun sequence, one genomic interval encodes:
- the LIMS2 gene encoding LOW QUALITY PROTEIN: LIM and senescent cell antigen-like-containing domain protein 2 (The sequence of the model RefSeq protein was modified relative to this genomic sequence to represent the inferred CDS: deleted 1 base in 1 codon): MAARLGALAASGLYRRRQHRQSLPPAAPGNMSNALANAVCQRCQARFAPAERIVNSSGELFHEHCFVCAQCFRPFPEGLFYEFEGRKYCEHDFQMLFAPCCGSCGEFIVGRVIKAMNSNWHPGCFRCELCDVELADLGFVKNAGRHLCRPCHNREKAKGLGRYVCQRCHLVIDEQPLMFQNDAYHPDHFSCTHCGKELTAEARERKGELYCLPCHDKMGVPICGACRRPIEGRVVNALGKQWHVEHFVCAKCEKPFLGHRHYEKKGLAYCETHYNQLFGDVCYNCGRVIEGDVVSALNKAWCVNCFSCSTCNSRLTLKNKFVEFDMKPVCKRCYEKFPLELKKRLKKLVELAARRASPSPQAFTLPESPPCPPVLLSIRLLPTCPTHLSSCLPVPCPSISCPLPPCQPVHLSIGLPDRLPFYLPPALLPTHTPVHPSPVRLLSCPPILLSICPPAHLSSYPSVSCPPVLLSIIPPSTC; this comes from the exons ATGGCGGCCCGACTGGGCGCGCTCGCCGCGTCGGGGCTGTACCGGCGGCGCCAGCACCGCCAGAGCCTGCCGCCCGCCGCGCCTGG taACATGTCCAACGCCTTGGCCAACGCCGTGTGCCAGCGCTGCCAGGCGCGCTTCGCCCCTGCTGAGCGGATCGTCAACAGCAGTGGAGAGCTGTTCCACGAGCACTGCTTTGTCTGCGCCCAGTGCTTCCGGCCCTTCCCCGAGGGGCTCTTCTACGAG TTCGAAGGTCGGAAGTACTGCGAACACGACTTCCAGATGCTGTTTGCGCCGTGCTGCGGGTCCTGCG GCGAGTTCATCGTCGGCCGTGTCATCAAGGCCATGAACAGCAACTGGCACCCCGGGTGCTTCCGCTGTGAGCTGTGTGACGTGGAACTGGCCGACCTGGGCTTCGTGAAGAACGCGGGCAG GCACCTGTGCCGACCTTGCCACAACCGGGAGAAGGCCAAGGGCCTGGGCAGGTATGTCTGCCAGCGGTGTCACCTGGTCATTGACGAGCAGCCTCTCATGTTCCAGAATGACGCCTACCACCCAGACCACTTCAGCTGCACCCACTGCGG GAAGGAGCTGACGGCCGAGGCCCGGGAGCGGAAGGGCGAGCTCTACTGCCTGCCCTGCCACGACAAGATGGGCGTGCCCATCTGCGGGGCCTGCCGCCGGCCCATCGAGGGCCGCGTGGTCAACGCGCTGGGCAAGCAGTGGCACGTGGAG cacTTTGTCTGCGCCAAGTGCGAGAAGCCGTTCCTGGGCCACCGGCACTACGAGAAGAAGGGCCTGGCCTACTGTGAGACCCACTACAACCAG CTCTTTGGGGATGTCTGCTACAACTGCGGCCGTGTGATCGAGGGTGATG TGGTGTCAGCCCTCAACAAAGCCTGGTGTGTGAACTGCTTCTCCTGCTCCACCTGCAACAGCAGGCTCACCCTGAA GAACAAGTTTGTGGAGTTCGACATGAAGCCTGTGTGTAAGCGGTGCTACGAGAAGTTCCCGCTGGAGCTGAAGAAGCGGCTGAAGAAGCTGGTGGAGCTGGCAGCCCGCAGGGCT AGCCCAAGTCCGCAGGCCTTCACCCTGCCTGAGAGCCCACCCTGCCCGCCTGTCCTCCTGTCCATCCGTCTCCTGCCCACCTGTCCTACCCACCTGTCCTCTTGTCTGCCCGTCCCTTGTCCTTCCatctcctgccccctgcccccctgccagCCTGTCCACCTGTCCATTGGTCTTCCTGACCGCCTACCCTTCtatctgcctcctgccctcctgcccacccacacTCCTGTCCATCCATCCCCCGTCCGCCTGTTGTCCTGCCCACCCATCCTCCTGTCCATCTGTCCTCCAGCTCACCTGTCCTCTTATCCATCTGTCTCCTGCCCACCTGTCCTCCTGTCCATCATACCCCCGTCCACCTGTTGA
- the GPR17 gene encoding uracil nucleotide/cysteinyl leukotriene receptor produces the protein MNGLEVAPPGLIANSSPAPAERCGQETPLENVLFASFYLLDFILAFVGNALALWLFVRDHKSGTPANVFLMHLAVADLSCVLVLPTRLVYHFSGNHWPFGEIPCRLTGFLFYLNMYASIYFLTCISADRFLAIVHPVKSLKLRRPLHAHLACAFLWVVVAVAMAPLLVSPQTVRTNHTVICLQLYREKASQHALASLAVAFTFPFVTTVTCYLLIIRRLRQGPRVEQRLKNKAVRMIAMVLAIFLVCFVPYHVHRAVFVLRYRGDHTSCAAQRVLALGNRITSCLTSLNGALDPIMYFFVAEKFREALCNLLCGRRLSGPPPSADGKTNESSLSARSEL, from the coding sequence ATGAATGGCCTCGAGGTGGCCCCCCCAGGTCTGATCGCCAACTCCTCCCCGGCGCCCGCAGAGCGATGTGGCCAGGAGACGCCCCTGGAGAATGTCCTCTTCGCCTCTTTCTACCTCCTGGACTTCATCCTGGCTTTTGTCGGCAACGCCCTGGCCCTGTGGCTGTTCGTCCGGGACCACAAGTCAGGCACCCCGGCTAACGTGTTCCTGATGCACTTGGCTGTGGCCGACTTGTCCTGCGTGCTGGTCCTGCCCACCCGCCTCGTCTACCACTTCTCCGGGAACCACTGGCCATTCGGGGAGATCCCGTGCCGGCTGACCGGCTTCCTCTTCTACCTCAACATGTACGCCAGCATCTACTTCCTCACCTGCATCAGCGCTGACCGCTTCCTGGCCATCGTGCACCCCGTCAAGTCCCTCAAGCTCCGCCGGCCCCTTCACGCCCACCTGGCCTGCGCCTTCCTCTGGGTGGTGGTGGCCGTGGCCATGGCCCCGCTGCTGGTGAGCCCGCAGACCGTGCGGACCAACCACACGGTCATCTGCCTGCAACTATACCGAGAGAAGGCCTCCCAGCACGCCCTCGCGTCCCTGGCCGTGGCCTTCACCTTCCCATTCGTCACCACGGTCACCTGCTACCTGCTGATCATCCGCCGCCTGCGGCAGGGCCCCCGCGTGGAGCAGCGCCTCAAGAACAAGGCGGTCCGCATGATCGCCATGGTGCTGGCCATCTTCCTGGTCTGCTTTGTGCCCTACCACGTGCACCGCGCCGTCTTCGTGCTGCGTTACCGCGGGGACCACACCTCGTGCGCCGCCCAGCGCGTCCTGGCGCTCGGCAACCGCATCACCTCCTGTCTCACCAGCCTCAACGGCGCCCTCGACCCCATCATGTACTTCTTCGTGGCCGAGAAGTTCCGAGAAGCCCTGTGCAACCTCCTCTGCGGCCGGAGGCTCTCGGGGCCACCCCCCAGTGCGGACGGGAAGACCAACGAGAGCTCGCTTAGCGCCAGGTCCGAGCTGTGA